Proteins encoded in a region of the Zea mays cultivar B73 chromosome 4, Zm-B73-REFERENCE-NAM-5.0, whole genome shotgun sequence genome:
- the LOC103654710 gene encoding uncharacterized protein, translated as MAMHRAAALALRRLAAAATVAAPRPVSLLAPFRPVAAAAATNTGFLLLPTTAAAAAALFTRRGYAARGGGDRKAVSEEEGDFYDEIEFETMGSDVEFYGDYDDEDLDVLEDSEDLEHDAGPSR; from the coding sequence ATGGCCATGCACCGCGCCGCCGCGCTCGCACTCCGCCGCCTCGCCGCCGCAGCGACGGTGGCGGCTCCGAGACCCGTGTCCCTCCTCGCCCCTTTCCGTCCGGTGGCTGCGGCGGCCGCCACCAACACCGGATTTCTTCTGCTGCCTACGACCGCGGCAGCAGCTGCTGCTTTGTTCACCCGGCGCGGTTACGCGGCACGCGGCGGCGGGGACCGGAAGGCGGTGAGCGAGGAAGAGGGTGATTTTTATGATGAGATTGAGTTCGAGACTATGGGCAGCGACGTGGAGTTCTACGGCGACTACGACGACGAGGATCTCGATGTACTCGAGGACTCTGAGGATCTTGAGCACGACGCCGGGCCCAGTCGCTGA